The Limanda limanda chromosome 13, fLimLim1.1, whole genome shotgun sequence region TTTTGTTCAATGCATTGGGATTTAAGCGTGAGGTTGTGGGAATTGTGCACTTTATTCCAAATAAGTGTGCGTAATTACGCACCGAGGCAATGCGCGCAGTTTCCTTTAATTGAGGATTGCGAGGGGCAACGGAAGGCGGATGCAGCCATCTCCACACACGCACGAAATGCAAGTCGTGTGTGGAAAATGATTATGGAAATTGCGTAGAAGTATCTGTCCGGTGGGACGGTTCACAGAACTCCCCTTATTAAAAATGAGAGTGCAGTCAATGCGCTGGATAGCCCAGGGGATGACGGTGGACCAGCGTCACCAAGGAGAGGCGAGGCAAAACGAACAGGAGAGCGGAGAGCTTTATTCTCCTTTTTTCTGGGAAAAGCATAATCCATAATTTGGGCGTGGTTGTTATTGACTCcaattcattttttctttctctgcagcattcttttaataaaaaatcttgGCTCCACGCCTGCGCTAAACGTGATCATTTTCACATCCATTGTTTCGATTGGTAAATAATTAATGAGTCCTGTAGCCCGTGTTCAGCGCTGAGGCACCAAGTTGGAATTAAAAACAGATTCTCCCGATTAAATAATGCATTTAAAGATTGAAGAAATAAAGATGCGCagatttaacacattttaaatctatTTGGGTTGAATTTAGATTATTCGTTTTctggatttatttattgacaCCCACAGGttcttattattttcattttttaattctttcGTTGTCTTATCTGTGGCTCTAATGTATTTTAACCTCCCACTGATTTTATAAGCAGATGCAGACATTTTGGCATCCCTCCTCTGCCGCGTCCCACTTGTGCACGGATCCGATTTGTGATGGAtgctctgctcttttctctatatattatttatttgcagACTTGAAAACGACGCCTTCGATGAGGACGGGAATTCGCTATCCGACATGGGCTTTGATGGCGATCAGATTGCTATACGAAGCCCACCCTCCCTAAACGACGACGCGTACACGCTATACTACCCGCCAGAGAAGAGGTAAACCACAGAGCTCCTGAGCTGCTGGACACTCACTGTTAACGACTCTTTTGCTGTTTGCGTTTTCCCCAGAGTTCCTCATGTTATCTGTTCAGTGTTATTTTCACTCCGAGTAGCCTAAAATGTGGATTCAAaaactgtttaacaaaaaaaaaaaaaaaaaaggtggcggGCAAATGAggatggataaaaaaaaagcttggtGCGTAAAAAATGACCATGTGGCTCGGGTTTAATTGCACCTTGCCTGGTGTGATATTGGACccgagggaggggggtggggtggtggtggtgatggtggtgggggggacaTTTTAGGCTACTTCTGATCATTTTTGTCTGCGCTTTTAATTTAAGTCACTGATGATCTATGTGTTTTGGCGTTTTATCATCTCAGAGCAGAAAGGCATGCTGAGGAAGAATTAGATAGAGCCTTGAGGGAGATCCTGGGTCAGTTAACAGCGAGGCATTATCTGCATTCTCTGATGACAATTCGTGCAGGGTAAGGGCATTTCTTATAAGCGTTCACCTGCAGTCAtctttttaatttctcttctttttttatatatatatatctatatatataatgtttctCCGCTGCACAAGTTCAGGCTGCTGCACCACTGTCTCCCATTTTAATGTGCGTAATTTctccatttattatttcaatCTCTCTTTACATAAaacaatttgacattttgtttttgtgtgtttttgttgtcgttgtttttgtttttgttgttgttgtttgttgttgtggcaCTGCGCTCATGAATCCTCCCTTGTGAATGAGCCGggtcagtttttttctgaaagCCCAAAATACAACTGCGGGTTACATGTGATTAATCTATAAATTGattctccctccccccccacacacacacacacccctcccctcacacacacacaacagcacgatgtaaaaaaaaaaaaaaatcctgcgtCAGAATAAGCGATGGGCTCCTCATGAATAATTCCTTCACTTTTctaaaaacacttaaatcaCAGTTTCTCCTACAACACTCTGCCTGTTTGCTTGTTTCCCCCCGTTTGTTTACAAACCCAaacgaataaataaataaaaaaaagaaataggaCAAAAGGCCCATAAATGAATGCTAATGATTTGTTGGCAACTGGACGATCAAAGCTGggtttaaaaaataagaaaaggggGCAGGGATgtgctgagaggagaagaagttgATCTCCATTTATTTGACTTTCCTCGTTCGTTTATTTACGTGTGTGCATTTCTTTTTTGGGAATTTCCAGTGACGACAACAGCATGGAGGACGAGTCAGAGCCCTTATCCAAAAGACACTCGGACGGGATCTTCACCGACAGCTACAGTCGCTATAGAAAGCAGATGGCCGTGCAGAAATACCTGGCAGCGGTTCTGGGAAGAAGGTACAGACAGAGAGTTAGGAACAAAGGACGCCGACTTGCCTATTTGTAGCGTTGCTCAAGCGCCCCAGCTGCCCTCCTGTGTATATACATCCAGTCGTTAAATCAAAGTCATTCAGATATATCTGACCAACCAGTGGATTGCGCCTGTGTTCTTTcaacatgtatttatgtatgaaGTAAAGccattaaaatgaatattttaataataatatcgttttttttctttttgtacaaAAGCACTTGATACCGCACAGCTATACTCTGTGGACcaatcttttattttcatgttgagatgttgaaaacaaaacaaaatgcccggaaaaaaagagaaagaaaaaaagaaaaaaagacatcagaaaaagaaaagatcatTGTGCACCTTCAACGTTATGCGCTTGAAATCTTTAAAGGTCATCTACATatgcagaaaataaatagattttaaaaagacaatCAAAGTATTGAATGTTATACTTATTTTTGTACGCGACGTTCTATTTTTttagtgttgtttgtttgttcctttTCCAAATAGGCCCAAAGAAGCAGTGAGCATGCTATGTGAGGCATATCCGGCTTATCCTAAATGATAGATGTTGCCCTTGTCTACCCTCCTCCTTGCTCCCTTAGTGGCAGCTCTGTGGGTCTGTACAGCTTGCTGCCCCCCCCTGGGGATTTCAGATGGCTTTTGTTGAACAGCCTCTCATTTGATGGAGAAACCGACTGACTCACATGGTCCTTCGTGTAACTGGTGGCAAAATCAGACCTCTCTTTTGAACAGAAATATCCTCGAAGGCCTTTCCCGAGGGGCGTTAAATTGCCTTCAGCAAACGTAAAACGAAGCCCGAAGGTTGTTCACAGTATGCAGCCAACACTGCTTGCTCACTTGCCTCAAAGTCGTCCAGTGTAGAGGATAAACCCCACTCGACTGGACTATGTGTAAAGAATGTTCCACGTGTGTGTATTATGTACAGTATAGAATCTTAACAGTGCACATTCATCTCATCGTTGTCTGGGTTTCAGTCAACAGAACCTTTTTGGGAGGAAGGTGCTTCACCTGTTGATTGTATTTGGACGGCACTTCACCTTTAGAGAAAGGAACCCAGAACATGTGTGAAGCAGGAGAGATGTAACATGTGTTTGAGCACAGgcggagaggaagaggtagCATCTGAGTTACAGTCGGGGATATTTAACTCGTTTCTTATTTGATGGTGCATGCGTTTGCTTAGAAAACTGCATGCCATCATGCTTTGTCGGATTGTTCTATTTGGGAGGTGGGCTGTGCTAAGCCCATTTCAGCAccactccctcccccctccacccacccccAGATGTGTTGGAAATGTGATCAAGGAGGGCTAGCGGTGGTTGGAAACTGGTACTGCACTGACTTGTTGGATTTTGACCTCCCATACTTCTTGCATTGTGGATATCATAAGGCGACGCACTGGGCCTCGCTCCTCGCTGTTAGCCTTTGTCCCTGGTCGTGGTTTTATAAAGATTATTGTTGATCGCCGTGCTCAATCGCTGATTTGACAGTGCTGTGGTTCAGTCGCTACGACGAGGCTGATCTGTGTAAGATGTGTGCTGGATACATGTGCAGTGAGGATGTGATAAAGACATGAGGAGGGTGTCAGGCAGAGGTGTGCAtggggaagaaaagagagacagtgcatatgtgtgggtgtgtgagagatagaaagaaaagTAGGCTGTCACATAAGAGACAGGTTTAGCACCAATGAGCCAGAGAGAGGTGGTCGCACCTGAAACAGATAGGAGGCGCTCACCTGCCAAAGTGAGATCAGGGTCAATGAGTCTGATGGAAAATGTCAGATGTTGAATTCCCTTCACTTTGGTCTCAGCCGAGGCGTTAACAGGATGTGAGTGAGGCTGGACGAGGCCACTCAGAGTCTCCCTCGCCCACTGGAGCGGAGCTGAGTGAGAAATCCAGCCCTCCAGCAGAGGGATCTTCCCACTGACTTTTATTAGAGAGATATcttatgtatttattcaatATTATGCAAATACAGCTTTATGCACCCCTGCAATCCAATCAGTGGCCTGTGTCCCCCCTCGTAGAAACTATCAATACACCCTTTCTTCAATTTGGCTTTATCCTACAGGctatgtgagcgtgtgtgtgtagttgtttgCATACTGGTGAgaattagtgtgtgtttgtttgaaagagagagggagtgagaatatgtgtgtgcgtgtgagtatttaatgtttgtgtgaatgagtgactgagcgtgtgcgtgtggagGTGGAATCAGCTTTTGGCTTTGGTGCCTTGCTTCGacgtgagaaaaaaatataaaaccgaaaaaaattaaaattcgcCACACGTGACAGATGGCAATTTAAGTGGCCCTACAATGCTGCAGTCCATTAGCTTATATTGAAACTTCCGTTTACTCTGTTTAATCGCTCGGCTTAGTCTATCCCGAGAGTAGTAGAAttagacttttctttttaaagcatGGCCAATGATTTAtcgacataaaaaaaaaagaaaagaatgttTATGTTGGTGGAGAaggcaatgtgtgtgtgtttgtgtgtgtgtgtgtgtgtgcatgggtttGGGGTGTTCAGTGTCTGTGCGAGTTGTGAACAATGACCAGTGTTTGTTACTATTGATAATGAGGTGTTGTTGGATTATTTTGATATTGGTCAGTAATTTATTAACCGGAGAAGAGCACCAACATATTATTTACTGTGTGCATCACTATCTAGAATCAAAGGGGTTCCGAGCAAGTAAAAGAGATTATGTTCAGCTCATAGAAAATGTCTGTTGTTGATATTTCTGAAAGCGCCAAACGCCTTACTTCAATGTTTAATCTCTTATCTATctgaaaataatgtgttttaaaagtgaACATTAGTACAAGTGACATCATTATACACACAGGAGTCCTTATATGGGGTTTTACGTTTCTCAATGTTATGAAAGTGTTGTAAGATTTGTATGAATAAATTtttgtaaacaacaacattttctaATCAATGTCTAATCTTTGACACGCATCATTTTGGAGGTAAAACACGTGAGCTACAGTGTTCTGTGGGCAACCTATGTTAGAATCCTGCTCAGATCTTCCCTCAAAATTTGAGACCAAATGATCACCATGTATTTGTCGGAGCAGTttcctgaaacaaacacacaactcggGTCATATTACAGAATATAAAGTGAAACATCCTTCAGCAACCACAGCATCTACGCTGCTGCTGTTCTCTCGTGGGGTATGTCAACCTGAAGTCCTATCAAGTTAAATATATCTTTCCAAAGCCAAATCAACCAACATGAAAAAGCTAATATGAGCAGCCCAGAGCCCTGGGAGCTGTGACGAATCGGTCTCACctgtcagcaacagactttttTATTGCACCATAAACAAAGAGCAAAGTGAGGTGTGTTTGGTGTCTTTTTATTGATCAATCCTCTTCATATAAAAGACGTTTCCCGCTGGTTTTAAGAATTTCAACGAGCAGTGTCTCAAAATGAAAATGGAgtaaacaaaacagaataaaaacagctcTAATTCAAACCTGAAGAACCATCCACCATCTCCAAGGAGCTCGTCAAGAAAAGCTacgactctggagtgagcagcggaggtggggggggagattctccctcctcctggagCAGCCGTGCAGCCTCTCCCCTCACTCCATCCTTGGCCTTGGAAGTGCAGCTGTGTActgtgggagaggaggatgggTGTGGCaaaggagtgagtgtgtgagtgtgtgtgtgtgtgtgtgtttgagagtgtgtgtgtgagtgagtgagtgcacATGCACCAGAGCTCAACTAACCCAATCAGAAAAATGTTGCATGGCAACGGTCCAAAGGGACACGGTTGTGTATACGCATGTGtcaagtgtgtttgtatgtgtggaaAGGgagtgagattgtgtgtgtgtgtgtgtgtgtgtgtgtgtttgtgtctgtgtctttggcTATTTGTGCGTTCCACACAGGCAGACCTTGAGCCGGCTCTGCATTGTGAAGAGGCTCTACATTATATATGTGTACACACATGCTGCCTGTAAAGTAGAAGAAGTGCTAGACACTCAGCTTATGCTTCTCACAGACATTGTAGTAACAGCAGCCATCACTGGAACATACGATTAATGAAAGTAAACAAAGTGAATGAGCCACAGGAAACTGCCACACGCTCCCATTCTGAGACACCTTTGTCCCAGGGATTCTTGGGACTGACAGTTTGTCGGTGGGCCGTGTTCCAGCAACCTGAGTGATATGTGTGGCTTCTCCATCCTTTatgtgtccctccctccctcccctccccccggGTTTCCTTCCCTTCAGCTGTCAAGACGGAAAGCTGGCTTAGTCCACATGACAGGTAAAGATCCTGAGATCTCTCCTgtggaggtttttgtttttttacaaaagatGCATGGAGCGAGCAAGTCAGGTgataggaaaaaaaataaaaaaaatgtattcatgaatAAATTACATGTGTGATATTCACACCCCGATACGCACACAAGTCGATATTGAGACAAATGCTCCAATTTGTTTGCGCAGCAGTGGGCTGTACATGAGGGGCCCCCCCGAACCAATTTGTACATAATGTACATTAACGCCTGAATCAATAAAACAATGCTCCTCCCTCCTCGCTGTGCCGCATCCTTGCTCCTCTGTGGCATGCATCATTCCACTTCTTATCTCTCCATTAGCATCTTCGAGCTGTTTCACAAATTGAAGCTGGATTTTTTGGAGAGCGTCGGTTGCCTGGCTTCCTCTGCTGGCAGTTTCTTCGAGGGGAAAATTGGAAGACCTCCTAAATCTCAGAGCTGCAAAAACAGCCTGGCTCTCACTAAACAGAATTAACAGCGCTTTTGATCATCGCTGCCTCTGCCCTAGTATTCCTCCAGACACATCTTAATCATGTATAAGGTGTTGGAGgggggaatggggggggggttgtgttcaGGGCTTTTCCAGTGGGGATACCCACACTGCCTCCCACAGCGCCACAGCCACGCCCAGTTCTCTTTGTCACCATGGGCCTGATGAGCGTGTGAAGccagaagtgtgtgtgcatgtataatACAGATTTATCGCTTGTAGGATTAACATTCATGCctttcctggtgtgtgtgtgtgtgtgtgtgtgtgtgcgcatctATTAAcctccaacacaaacactgccCCCTTCCTCTCCCCCGTCATTTCTCTCGTGTGTCGGGGGGTTAAGAATACAGCTCTGACAAGGGAGGCCCAGACACAGCTATGATGCAATCATGCACACCTCACCCCCTACCCCCTTCACCTCATGAATCATTCACTGGTCAAGTTTTGAGGAGGGGAGGGTAGTGGGTGTGGGAGGGGGTGTCTGATGATTCCTGCAATGAAACCCCTGACTGTGGCAGCCCTGCAGCCCCTCTCTggtcccccctctctcccttctcccttAAATTCCATCCTTTGCTCGGGCTCTGTCACATCGAGCATTAAGCGGGAGGCACTCTGCGGTGAACAGCGGTCCCCGGGGGAGCagcgagagggggagagaaggaggaggagacagggaggagggaaAAGGAGACGTGGGCGAGGGTTTTCTGCAGACATGGACCACTGATCAAGAGTTGCTTGTGGCTTAGAGGGAAACACTTTACCTGTGCTGCTTGAGTAGCCATGGGTAACCAGAACTATCCATCATTCTTTATGAGGCTAAACGGCCAGGCAGGAAAATAACCACCTACGAGCTTCTGTATGTGTTTGTCCAAGTTTAATTATGATGCACAAATAACAACACCCTAAAATAAACAACACCCTTTCTAAAGATTCTTAAAATATCAAGGGTAGTGTTGAATTCAACAATTAACAAAGTAAATGGTTATTGTTTAATAAACTGCAgggacaagacaagacaagacaagatgagagaggttaagataagataagataagataagatagaaaCAATACAATGAAGTACAACCAAAGCAATGGACTGAAAGGGACTAAAACAAACCCAGAAATAATCCATTTTAcatcaaataaattgaaaagaaaTGCCTTGAGCAGCCTTAATCCATTTTGTGCAAGAAACAAATAGCACGATCAGTCAAAGTCTTCCCTTTAAAAAATCTTCAACTCTCGGAAAATAATCCAAATTCCACAACTTCACTGACACCGAATGACTTGTCCTTTGGTGTCAAATctgatctcagtacaaactcaaACAGGAGCACTAAGGATGGTTTGCAAATATGACCCTGAGTTTAATAGTATTTGCACCATTTCTCTCCCATCTCAATCCATTATGACTCAGGATGAGAGTGCAAACCCTAATTTGTGAACACATATTTTGAACAGGCTTATCCTCAGAGCTCCCACTCCCTGCAGTCGGGGAGAAAAATCCCCCAAAGCTCGTGGCTGCGTTGTTTAACATCAGACACGTGTCTTTAGAGCCGTCTTCTCCCAGCCGCCGTTCTCCGAAAAGACACGAACAGAGAACCGCTGTGTCCCGCGTGCTTCTGAAAATGTCTGTCGATAACAGTGGCAGGCGGGGGGGCGGTGAAGCAGCAGGCGGGCTTGCTGCCTTTTGAACTTACAGGAGCGCTGTGACTTGATACCACTAGAAAGTTGAGCTATGTTGTTGTACCGCTCTCAAAAGTTGTCTCCCCTTCACtacattgttttttcttttcaaagagCAGGTCGTGGACTACAGGGCCCAGACGGCACGCACGCCGGCCTCCCTGGTTCAGTAAGAGACGAACAGATGAACACCTTACAGCTTCACTTCTCCTATTATTTTTGCCAGTAGCTCATACGAGGCTGTGCAAACACTGAATAATGTATCGCTGCAGGAGCAGTTTGGTGTGAAGACTCAAGAGTGAGAAGAAACATGTTCTTGCCCTTTTTTTATTCCGCTTCCTGTCGCACTCACCTGCCTCCcaatgatggagagagacagccTATCACTCCTTCCCCACGCAGAAATCCTCCATCGCATCTCTTTCCCCGTCATTCACCCTCACGTCTCTACAGCTGGGACAGATTTCCTGAATGAGATGGTGGTTAATGAATGGAAGACAGGCGAGAGAAGATACAGACACTTTCCCAGGTACAGGATTCACGGGTGATGCACATGTGAGTCAAATTCATGCGCTGAAACAGCTTGTGGTTATCTTCCCTTTAAATTAacgagtgtgaatgtgtgtgtgggtgcgtgtgtggtGGGGAAGGGTTTAATATGCTGACAAAATATTGGCAAAGACAGAATAATAAAGGGAGATGTAATAGTGCTGCTTCTCAGCGCGCAGCTCCAGACATAATAAGTTCTGTGGACGATGACACGCAGGAGGACAAGTGTCTGGAGAAAAAGTTTATGGGAGAAACTGCAAAGACACTTTTCTCGGGTTTACcaatttcaaaataattcaCACCACTATGTTCAGAATGAAATCTGTTTCTTGCTTTAAGATTCTTCTATCACCATTTTCTAAAATGCATTTCCTCCGTTCCCATAAACTTCTCACACTAGTTTTCACACACTGAGATCCTAGAGATCGCTTTATCCCAAAACCTCACACGTTCAACAACAAGGTAAGCATTCGCTTTGAGAGGCAGGCGCCACAAAGCCGACGTGAGACTTCCCCGTCTTTTCATGCACACGCAAATCAAAAGGTACTGCCGGCTCCCAGCAACACGTAACGATTCGGGATTTGTCTGTGGcaagtctttaaaaaaagtgaaGCTGTGTGATAAAGAGAGAGGTGTGACTGGGAATCACAAGGAGACGAGGCAACCAGCCAGGCTTTTCATTCACACCTGTGAGCGACATCCTGTGCTTCCTGCCGTGCAGCATCCGGATCGCTGAGCAGAGGAGCCGGCGCTGTCTGTGTCTCCCCGACAATTTCcccttgtttctctcctccccgGCGGCGGAGGGCTCCCCTCCTACATGATTCTCTCCATCATGGATCCTTTGTTAAATTGATTGACAGGTTGCCGAAACAATATTGCTCCTGAACTGACTCTCTTATCGCTATGCAGATTCAAACTACACTCTACAATTAAATGCACTTGCTGAAGCAAACTTGGTGAGGTCCAAAATCATATCCGTGCATCTTCCTCTACTGAAAGTTCACCTTTTGTGAGACAATACTCAGCCAATACATTTTCAGTGAATATTCAAATTGTCTTGGAAAAGACATAACTCCTCCgtcaaataaaacatgaatgttaTCACACATAGTAAATTACTCGTTGTTTCATCAGAGTTCAGAAAGGAATCTGGAAATTTCTTAAAGTGTCTTTCAGTAGCTTTTTAGTAGCTTCAGCGCCTCAGCAGAATCATCTCTGTGATGATTTTTTCGAGACAaactgacattttgaaaaaatttTACTTGACTCAGGTTTCAGCTTCTTAGCTATCAGCTAAATCTGAAAGCTGTTTTCTTGGACATCCGAACTCAAAATGCATTCACTTCATCCAAGTGAATTTGCAACTCGACTTGATGCTTGAGATTGACCTGTTTCATCACTGCCACCACATTCTTTCAAACGTTTCTATTACTTCAGCAACATTTTTATAATTGGTCCTTTCCTCTTGGAAAGGGTGATATCCCTAAAATCAGACAGTCGCCATCATGCTTGTCAGTGGTGAGACGTAGACCtatgtgttttttgttcagATTCACACTGACCATGATCTGAGAAGCATTAGGTCTAATTTTATCTCATGCAGGAAAAAGCTGTTTCAAAACATCTAGCTTGTAACTTTACAAATAAGATTCCACTGTAATGGAAACTTGTTTATTCGAGTCGACTTTGCAAGATTAACTGAAAATCTGCGAGGAAAACAAAGTGATCCTTTTcattaattcttaatttgtttgcttgtataattaataataaacagatTTAAGAATCAACATCTCTGTCTCATCATATCTCAAAGAAAAGCTTGAAAATGCAGCAGATTTTCTTGTTTCATCAGAAAGGGTCATCGAGGCTCAGTGTTAATTTCTGCCATCCTGTTATTTGTAGTCTCGGCAGAACAGCTCATGCCTGTTTGTTTTGGGGTTTGGCAGCTGCTGACAGTACAGTGACATCACTATTCTGGCACATTTACTACTGAGAAATGCAGCGAAAAAAATGCTAAGCACCAAAGATGtctctaaataaaaacaaacacactcatgatTGTCCTTGAAAGCTGATTAGGCTCGGTAAGTTAGCTTAAGCTCAGTAACAAAGATGAAGTACCTGAACACCCCTTTAGTGGATCTTATTCAAAGATCTTTTCCTGAGCTGTATATAATTTCTGATGAAACATGGATTAAACTTGGGTTTAAAACCATAAGACCAGGCCACAGCCCCATCAACCCTGCATAATCTTTCAGTGGATTATCACATTTTACCAAGCAAAAGTCACACAAGGGTTTAAGAGAACCCTTGTCCTTTAATAGGGCTTCCTCAAACGTTATAAGTGCATTTCTACCTGAAAGAATATGATTTTATCTCATCTATGTGCACGTGAATtgatgagaaaccttttgtGAAAATCATTATCCACCAAACAAAGTCCCATCACTGCAATATGGAATCCTATGAGGTACCTCGCCTTTGTAGCTACGACTACAAACTGTGATTCTACCTTGTTTTGAGAAACAATAACGAAAGTCGGCCACAGAAACATTAAtgagtttatttttattgactGCCTTGAATATGAATTGGTCTATTTTTAAAGCTCCTAAGAGGAACTTTTAATTTTGGTAGATTTGGCGCCTCTGTGGACAAAAGCGGTAGTGTTGCCACTGTCACCTGTCGTGAAAACCTTGGGAAAGATAtcatgtgcatttgttttggaaGAAGTGAAAGCACATATACCAAAATCGCCCCCTCCGATCGCCTGAACATGCTAGCTAGCAACTAGCGGCTTTTCAGACACATTTCCTGCCCAGTGTCTCACACAGGAGGCTCAGACACTGACATGATGGACCAAGGTTGCTTCTGATCATGTGTTTAGGAGCCACTTTCACTGGCCTTCATAATACATAGATTGAAAAGGCAAAAAGATGCTGGTGTCCCTTTTACCTGTGTGACGTTGAATGACAAAGAAAATCATATCTCCACATACATACCCTTCGATGAATGAAACATTCTCCAGTTTTGTAATCCTGGCTGACTCTGACCACATCTGTTCAGTTAATGAGACACCTAAAGGTGCATCACACCTGTCATTAAGCATCTTGGAGAAACCAATCCACCATCCAGGTCAGGTCCCTGTTCCGCCGCTAACTGCCGTGCACGTACGGAGAAGCAGCTGTCACTCAGTGAGTCTCTGACGTGTCCATCATGGCTCGTGGATCCAGAATATTCACCATCTGCTGCTGTTCTGCTGAACGTGCAGCGCAGGCCCCTATCACTTCCACTGTTTGGTGTGGGAGGTATCTAGTCACTGGCTGACAGCAGCTTGTGAGCATGTTCAAAGCCATATGGAGAAAGATTGATGGCCGCACGTTGGCACCAGGCAAAATCATCAACGTTTCGAGTGTAAAAATCGGCCCTCCGTCAGACAGATGCCATTTATCTGTTCACTTAAGACTTTCATCTTCAGTAGCTACTGCAGAGGCAAATTACCACTGAGTACAAGGTGTTCGAGCAACTGTTCCACAGATGTTTCTTTTATAATGGTGGTCAGCAaggtataaatgtgtttttcaagaAAATTACCAAAGTTTTAACTTCTTAAATGTGTGGTTTTTGGATCTGCTTTTTTTGTCGATTACGCTATTAAATTGCATATCCTTGGGTTTTTTGGACTTTCAATTGGGCAACATAAGCGAATTCCAAGAAGTCCCCTTTATCTCTGAGACTTTATGAGTGATGTAAATGTATGATGTGTAAAAGTAACTGTGTCCTAAGGGACTGTAGCCGCAGTCTGCATATTTCCAAAGTAAGCTGACTCTGCGGCCACTTCAGTCTTTCAGGAGTAAACTTTATTGGACCCAAACCCGGTGTTTGAGTCAGGGCACGGCTAGACTGGAACAGGAAAAGCAAAATGCAGAG contains the following coding sequences:
- the adcyap1b gene encoding adenylate cyclase activating polypeptide 1b isoform X1 → MATSSKATLILLIYGILMHYSVFCTPIGLSYPNIRLENDAFDEDGNSLSDMGFDGDQIAIRSPPSLNDDAYTLYYPPEKRAERHAEEELDRALREILGQLTARHYLHSLMTIRAGDDNSMEDESEPLSKRHSDGIFTDSYSRYRKQMAVQKYLAAVLGRRYRQRVRNKGRRLAYL
- the adcyap1b gene encoding adenylate cyclase activating polypeptide 1b isoform X2, with product MATSSKATLILLIYGILMHYSVFCTPIGLSYPNIRLENDAFDEDGNSLSDMGFDGDQIAIRSPPSLNDDAYTLYYPPEKSDDNSMEDESEPLSKRHSDGIFTDSYSRYRKQMAVQKYLAAVLGRRYRQRVRNKGRRLAYL